The DNA sequence TATAAGAATTTTTACCAATTATGAAAATTGGATTCAAGAAAATAAAAAAATACTGGAAAAATACCATAAAATATCTTATAATCTAATAGAGAATATTTTAGAAAAAAAAGAAAGGTCTATTTTGTTGAAATATGACCCAAATGGCGAAAAAAATATAGGAATATTAAATGAATTAAAAAAAGAGTATAAATTATTTAAAATGAAAGATTATGAAACTAATATTTTTAACATACCTGAAGAATTAAGGGGGATTTAATATGGGAAAAAGAAGAAGTAGTATTTTAATAGATTTTTTATTGGGAGTTATTATATCAGTAGCTGTTTTAATTTCTATAATTACATTCTTCAATATAAAATCCACACAAAAAGCAGCTTTAAAATCAGCATCTCAATCAACTAGATATTTAACTTTAGCATTAGAAAACAATGCTAAAAAATCAATTTTATATGATGACACTACAGATTTTATAAATTCTATAAATTCAATATTAAAAACAGAAAAAGATAAAATATATGAAATAGATTTATATAAACTAAGCACAAAAGACAGTTTAAAAATATTATATTCAACTTCTAAAGATAAAACAGGGAAAACTTTAAAAAGTATTGGAGTAAAAGATACTTTAGAAAAAAGCAGTTTATTAGAGGGAGCAGGAGAACATGAAGGATTAAGAACATATGATTATATTTTAACTATAAAAAATAGAAATAAAGCAATAGGAGCGTTAAACATAAGTCTATCATTGGATTATTTGAATAAAGCAAGTGGAAATATGTTGAAAGTAGATATAATTTTAGCTATTATATCTATATTATTTATTGTGGCTATAACTTCTCTTATGTTATACAAAAGAATTTATAAACCTATAAATCAATTAATAAAAGAAGTTGGGAAAATAAGAGAGGGAGAAGTTACATATGAAGTAGATGTAAAAGTTAATAATGAACTTAAATCTCTTGCAGAAGAGATAAATGAAATGAAATCTTCTATTTGGGAAAATAATTTAGAAGATAGATTTGCAAATCCAATTACTGGATTGCCAGGATTGATTCATGCAATTGAAATAATAGAAGATAAAATAGATAACGATGAATTTTTTGCAGTGTTATCAATAAGTATAAAAAATGTAGAACCATATGTATTATATTATGGATTGGCAAATGGAGAAAATATTTTGAGATTTGCAACTCAATTAATAAAAGAACTCTTAATTGAGAAAAAAATAGATGGTTATTCATTGGCACAAATGAGAGAAAATCATTATATGTTAGTAACAAAACCTGAAGTTGTAGATGATATAGCACAAGAGTTATTAGAAAAATTTGATAATGAAGTTTTTTCTTTGTATAGAGAAGATGAAAATCAAGGATATATAAAATTTACAAATAAAAACGGAGATGAAATCCATTATTCAATGATGAGTGTAACGATGGTTTCTGTAAATAATAAAATAAGAGGCGAGATAAATACTTACAAAGATATTGAAGATAGAATATTAAAAGTAGAAAAATCATATTATGATACAAAAGAAGGAAGTGTATATATACCTTATGATGAATATTTGAAAACAGATAATGTTTCTACAAAAAAAGAAAATGAATTAGCAGAAGATATAACAGAAGAGCCTAAAGAAAAGACAGAAGAAGATTTAGAAACAGACGATTTATTAGAAGGGTTAGAAGATTTAGGAGGAGATTTTGAATGACAAGGCCTAGTTGGGATAAATATTTTATGGAAATAACAGAACTGGTAGCAAGTCGTTCAACTTGCTTAAGGAGAAAAGTAGGAGCAGTAATAATAAAAGATAAAAGAATATTAGCTACAGGATATAACGGAGCTCCTAGTGGATTAAATCATTGTTTAGATATTGGATGTTTGAGAGATAAATTAAATATACCCAGTGGAGAAAGGCAAGAACTTTGTAGAGGAATACATGCAGAACAAAATGCAATAGTACAAGCAGCAAAATTTGGAATAAGCTTAGATGGTGGGGAAATATATGTAACAAATCAACCTTGTATAACTTGTAGCAAACTTTTAATTAATTCAGGGATAAAAAAAATTGTATATAAAAATCCATATCCTGACGAATTGGCAATAGAATTATTGGAGGAAGCAAAAATAATATTAGAAAGATATGAAGATGAAAACAGATAGAGAGAACAGAAAATTGGAATCTAACTTTTTCTTGACATTAGAACTAATTAGGAGTATGATTAATTATGGATAAAGTATTAAAAAATGTAATAAAAAAGGCAGTTGTAGTAACATTAGTATTAATTATATATGGGTTAATAATTAAAGAACCTTCAATTTATTTTGGAATGGCAAGTGGTTGTATTATATCAATATTAAATTTTTATTTATTGATAAATGATACTAAAAAATATATTGCCATTTCAAATAAAGTTCAAAGAATTGCTTTTGCAGGATATTTAAAGAGATATGCTATTAGTGGAATTCTTTTATTTATAATGATAAAAATAGGAATTGATTATTTTTTTGGAGCAGTTTTAGGAATTTTATTAGTGAAATTTATAATTTTATTTACACAATTTTATAATATTGCAAAAGAAAGATTGAAAATGATTTTTAATAAGAGATAATATAGATTTAAAGTAAGTAATATAGAAAAAAGTTATTGGGAAAAAGTAAAAAAAGATATAGTTTAAGGAACGTTTAAAAAATAAGTTTCTTATATTTTGTTATTTTTAAGACGTTCCTAAGTATAAAAAAGAATTTAGATAGATCGCTTTCAAAGGGTTAGTCATAATTGGCAAGTTATTTTTAAGCCATTTTTTAATAGAAAAGTATAAATTTATTCAGAAAAGAAGTTACACTATTTTTTAAGTATGGAATTTTTCAGAAACAAAAGATTTAGAAAAATATTTATACTCTACGAAATGCAGCGTAACTTCTTTTTAATATAGATAACTAAAAATTAATGAAAGGAGGTAAATTCATGTTTAAATTTGTAGCACCACCCTTAGTTGAAGGACCACATGTAATGTTTGCCATTCATACTAGCGAACATTTTCCTTTTGCTATGAAATTAGCAGATGGAAGTTTCGGATTACCTGTAACTAATACAGTAACCACAACATGGTTTATTATTGTATTTCTTGCTGTATTATTTTGGTGGGGACTAAAAGATTTAAAACTCAAACCAACCAAGAAGCAGGTATTTTTTGAAATATTATTTTCGTTTTATGACAGCTTGGTAGAAAGTACTTTTGGAAAGAAGAGGAAGAAGAAGTATGTTTTGTATATATCTACATTAATAACTTTTTTATTAATAGCAAATACAATAACTTTTTTCCCAATACCAGGAATATCATTTGAGAATGGTGGAATATCAATTGCACCACTATTTAGAGGTCCAACAGCAGATATGAACACAACAGTTGGATTAGCTTTAATAACAACTATGACTTTCTTATTTGCTTCAATATCAACAAGAGGCTTCTTAGGGTATTTAAAGGGATTAGCAGAACCTAATATATTGATGTTTCCATTAAATGTAATAGGCGAATTTGCAAAACCAATTAATATTTCTATGAGACTTTTTGGAAATATGTTTGCAGGAATGGTGATACTTGGGTTACTTTATATGGTGGCTCCAGCAATAATTCCAGCACCATTACATTTGTATTTTGATCTTTTTTCAGGAGTGGTACAAAGTTATGTATTTACAATGCTAACAATGGTATACATAAGTTCAGCTTTAAAAGAAGAAGAAGCAGAAATTTAAAAATTTTAGAAAATCTGTAAATGAAACAAAAAAATTATAATCTTATGAGGAGGTAAAGAAAATGGTAGAAATTGGAAGTAATTTAGCAGTAACAATAGTATTAGCAGCATCAGCAATAGGAGCAGGTACAGCAATGATAGCAGGAGTTGGACCAGGGATAGGAGAAGGTTATGCAGCAGGTAAAGCAGTAGAATCTGTAGCAAGACAACCAGAAGCAAAAGGAGATATAATTAGTACAATGGTAATGGGGCAAGCAATATCAGAATCAACTGGAATTTATAGTTTGGTAATAGCTCTAATTCTTCTTTATGCTAATCCTATTTTAGGTTCTTTGACAAAATTATTAGCAAAATAAAAAAATTAAAGATAGTAAAAATCAAAGATAGAAATATGTGAAGCAGAGAGGAGGTTAGAAATGGGTGGTAATATGCCTGCGGTATCTTTAGATGTGAATATGCTTTTTCAAATGGGAAATTTTATCTTGTTACTTTATGTATTCGCAAGATTTATGTTTAAACCTATGTCAAAATTTTTAGAAGAAAGAAGACAACAAATTACAGATGATATAGAAACAGCAAAATCAAATAGAGAAAAAGCAATTGAAATGGAAAAAGAGATGGAAAAAGAGTTGAAAAGTGCTAAAATGAAATCTCAAGATATATTAAATGAAGCAATAAGAAAAACTGAGGATATAAAAGATGACATTTTGAAAGAAACACATGCTACAAGAGAAAAAATGTTAAAAGCAGCAGAAGCTGACATAGTGAAAATGAAAGAACAAGTAAAAAGAGAATTACGTGATGAAATGACGATAATTGCTATAAAACTTGCTGAAAAAATGATAGAAAAGAAAATGAGTGGAGATATTGAAAAGAACCTACTTGACCAATTTATAGAAGAGGTAGGCGATGCAGAATGATAGATAATATTATAGGGAAAAGATATGCAGAAGCTATTTATGAATTAGTAGAAAGCGAAAATTTATTAGCTGTATATGAAGATTTAGAAAATGTAGTTGAAATTTATACAACTAATAAAAATTTTAATGAATTGATGAATCATCCAAAATTAAATTCAGAAGAGAAGAAAAAGATATTACAAGATACTTTTTCTAATAAAATTAGTGAATTTAGTTTTGAGATGTTAAATTATTTATTAGATAAAGATAGATTTTCTTATTTGAAATCAATAGCAGATGAGTATTTGATTATATATAATGAAAGAAATAATCTAATGGAAGTAGAAGCAACTTTTGCAATTGAGCCAAGTGAAGAACAAAAGGCAAAATTGGAGAAAAATTTAGAAAAAACAACAGGGAAAAAAGTAAAAATAGATGTGAAAATAGACAAATCTATTATTGGTGGAGGAATATTAAGAATAGGAGACAGAATAATAGATGGTTCATTAAAAAGACAATTTGAAATGTTGAGAGCAAACTTATAAGCGGGAGGTGTAAAAGTTTTGAAGATAAAACCTGAGGAAATAAGCAGTATTATAAAAACGGAAATAGAAAATTATAAAAAAACATTAGATGTAAAAAATATAGGAACAGTTCTTCAAATAGGAGATGGTATTGCTAGAATATATGGTTTGAAAAATGCAATGGCAGGAGAACTACTTGAATTTCCTGGTGGAGTATATGGTATGACTCTTAACCTTGAGGAAAATAATGTAGGAGCGGTTCTACTTGGAGATTATAAAGGAATAAAAGAAGGAGATACAGTAAGATCTACAGGAAGAATAGTAGAAGTTCCTGTTGGAGAAGAACTTTTAGGAAGAGTTGTAGATCCATTAGGAAAACCAATAGATGGAAAAGGTGAAATAAAAGCTTCTAAATTTATGCCTGTGGAAAAGAAAGCACCAGGTATTGTAAAAAGAAAATCAGTTCATGAACCATTACAAACTGGAATAAAATCAATTGATGGAATGATTCCAATTGGAAAAGGGCAAAGAGAACTTATAATTGGAGATAGACAAACAGGAAAAACAGCTGTTGCAATTGATACAATATTAAATCAAAAAGGAAAAGAAGTTTATTGTATTTATGTAGCAATTGGTCAAAAAAGATCTACAGTTGCAAGACTTGTAAAAAAATTGGAAGATGAAGGAGCAATGGAATATACAACAGTTGTAGCTGCTACAGCTTCTGATCCAGCACCACTTCAATATCTTTCACCATATTCTGGTTGTACAATGGGTGAATATTTTATGGAAAATGGAAAACATGCTTTGATAATTTATGATGATTTATCAAAACATGCGGTAGCTTATAGAGAAATTTCATTATTATTAAGGAGACCACCAGGTCGAGAAGCTTATCCTGGAGATGTATTCTATTTACATTCAAGATTATTAGAAAGAGCATCAAAATTAAGAGATGAAGATGGAGCAGGATCATTAACAGCTCTTCCTATAATAGAAACTCAAGCAGGAGATGTATCAGCATATATTCCTACAAATGTTATTTCTATTACAGATGGACAAATTTATTTGGAATCAGATCTATTTAATGCTGGATTTAGACCTGCTATTAATGCTGGTATATCAGTATCAAGGGTTGGAGGAGCAGCACAAATAAAAGCAATGAAACAAGTTGCTTCAAAAGTAAAAATAGAACTTGCTCAATATAATGAATTGGCAGCATTTGCACAATTTGGTTCTGACTTAGATAAAGCTACAAAAGCTCAATTAGAAAGAGGAGCAAGAATTATGGAAGTTCTAAAACAAGAACAATATAGTCCTTATCCTGTAGAAGAGCAAGTAGTATCTTTTTATGGTGTTACAAATGGATATTTTGATGATGTTAAATTAAAAAATGTTAAAAGATTTGAAAAAGAATTATTAGAATCTTTAAAATTAAATAAAAAAGATCTTATGGATGAGATAAATGCTAAACAAAAAGTTGATGATGAGTTATCAGAAAAATTAAGTAGTGCTATAAAAGAATTTAAAGATGGATTTGACAATGAATAAAAGAGGTGAGATAGATGGCCGTTAATATCCGAGAAATAAAGCAAAGGATAAAAAGTGTAAAAAATACACATCAAATAACAAAAGCCATGGAAATGGTTTCATCTGCTAAATTTAAAAAATACAATAAATTTGTATTAGATTCTAGACCATATTCAGAGAATCTTGAGAATATTCTAGCACATATTGCAGCAGGTGTAGAAAATGAACATCATCCACTTTTTGATGGAAAAAAAGAAGTTAAAAAAATAGGAATTATAGCAATTGCTTCTGATAGAGGTCTTTGTGGAAGTTATAATCACTCAATTACAAAAGAGCTTGAAAAATTTATAAAAGAAAATCCTGATAAAGAAGTATCAGTGATTTCTGTAGGAAGAAAAGTAAGAGATTTTTGTAAAAAGAAAGATTATGATATGAAGGCTGAATATATTCAAATTGTTCCTGAAATAATGTTTACTAAAGCAAAAGAGATAAGTGAAAACATAGTAGATTTCTTTTATGAAGATATTTTTGATGAAGTTTATTTATTATACACAAAATTTTATTCAGTTGTAAATTATCAAGTTAAATTAAATAAAATTTTGCCTATAGAAAAGGTTGAGACAAAAGAAAATATTAGTTATATTTTTGAACCTTCAGAAGAGGCTATATTAGATACTTTACTTCCAAAATATTTAAATATTAATTTATATCAATCATTATTAGAATCAACAGCAAGTGAACATGCTTCTAGAATGAGAGCAATGAAAAGTGCATCTGATAATGCAGAAGATATGACAGGAAAATTAACTTTATCATTTAACAGAGCAAGGCAAGCTAATATTACTCAAGAAATATCAGAAATAGTATCTGGAGTAGAAGCATTAAAATAGAAAAAATAAAAAGAGGAATAATTATAGAAAAATAGTAAAAATTAGCAAGAAGGAGGGAAGAGCGTGGAAAATAAAGGTACGGTTATACAGATTATAGGACCGGTAATGGATGTTAAGTTCGATGAAAAATTACCAAATATCTATAATGCTTTAACAATAAAAGATGAAACAAAAGGGATAGATCTAACAATGGAAGTTCAACAACATCTTGGAAATAATGTAGTAAGAGCTGTTGCAATGGATTCTACAGATGGACTTGTAAGAGGAACAGAAGTTATAGATACTGGAGCTCCAATTAGTGTGCCAGTTGGGAAGTCAACTCTTGGAAGAATTATGAATGTATTAGGTAAACCTGTGGATGAAATGGGTTCTATTGAATCAGAAGAATATAACCCAATACATAGAGAAGCTCCAAGTTTTGAAGAACAAGGGACAGAAACAGAAATATTGGAAACAGGAATAAAAGTAGTTGATCTTTTAGCGCCATACTCTAAAGGAGGAAAAGTTGGACTTTTCGGAGGTGCTGGAGTTGGTAAAACAGTACTAATAATGGAACTTATAAATAATATAGCAAAAGAACATGGAGGACTTTCAGTATTTGCTGGAGTTGGAGAAAGAACAAGAGAAGGAAATGATTTATGGAATGAAATGAAAGAATCAGGAGTAATCAGTAAAACGGCCTTAGTTTATGGGCAAATGAATGAGCCACCTGGTGCAAGACAAAGAGTAGCATTATCAGCTCTTACAATGGCAGAATATTTTAGAGATAAAGAGGGACAAGATGTGTTACTGTTTATAGATAATATATTTAGATTTACACAAGCTGGTTCTGAAGTATCGGCACTGCTTGGAAGAATGCCTTCAGCTGTTGGTTATCAACCAAACTTAGCAACTGAAATGGGAACTCTTCAAGAGAGAATTACATCTACAAAAACTGGTTCGATTACATCAGTGCAAGCAATATATGTACCAGCGGATGATTTAACTGATCCGGCTCCTGCTACAACTTTTGCACATTTGGATGCAACAACAGTATTATCAAGACAAATATCTTCACTAGGAATATATCCTGCGGTTGATCCATTGGATTCAACTTCAAGAATACTTGAGCCACAAGTAGTAGGGCATGAACATTATGCTACAGCTCAAGAAGTGAAACAAGTATTGCAAAGATATAAAGAACTACAAGATATAATAGCAATATTGGGTATGGATGAATTATCAGATGAAGATAAAATAACAGTAAATAGAGCAAGAAAAATACAAAGATTTATGTCACAACCATTCTTTGTTGCAGAACAATTTACAGGAATGAATGGTAAATATGTGCCATTAAAAGAAACAATAAGAGGATTTAAAGAAATATTAGAAGGAAAACATGATGAATTACCAGAACAAGCATTTCTTTATGTTGGTACAATAGACGAGGCGGTGGCTAAGGCAAGGGATCTAATGAAAGGGGCTGAATAAGAATGGCAACTTTTAAACTTGAGATAATAACTCCTCAAAAAGTGATTTACAGTAATGATGTAGATATGCTTATTACTAGAACAACAGAAGGGGATATGGGAATATTAGCAAATCATGCTCCTTTAGTTACAGAATTAGCAATTGGTGAAATGAAAATAAAAATCGGAAAAGATGAAGAGAAATATTTCGTTTCAAGTGGATTTTTAGAAGTATCAAAAGAAAAAGTATTGATTTTAGCAGATAAAGCAATGAAAGCTGATGAAATTGATATAGAAAAAGCTAAAAAAGAAAAAGAAGTTCTTGAAGCTAAATTGAAAAAACTTAATGAAGATAGAGATATAGCTGCAACAGAACATTCTTTAAAAGAAGCACTTACTAAAATAAAAATAGGTGAAACGCTTTAGAATTAATTATAGTCAGGTGATGGAAATTTTCCATCACCTGTTTTGTAATGTATTGGATAAATAAAATATAAAAAAAGAATTATAATTTTGTGTATTATGTATTTAAATTTAATAGAAACAGTTGAATTTTTAGACTTTGAAGAATTTTAAAAATGTATTGAAAGTGATTTTAGAAGTGTAAAAATAAATTTGGTAGAGGTGATAAAATGATAGTCGGATTAACAGGCGGAGTAGCAACAGGGAAAAGCGAAGTGTCAAAAATGTTTAATAGATATGGAGCAATTATTATTGATGCGGACAAAATATCAAGAGATGTTGTAAATAAAAAAGAGGTATTAAGCAATATAACAGAATATTTTGGAAAAGATATTATGAAAAAAGGAAAATTAGATAGAAAAAAATTAGGAAAAATAGTATTTTCAGATGAGGAAAAAAAGAAAAAATTAAATGAGATAACACACCCTTTAATAATAGAAGAATTGAAAAAATATATTGACAAATATAAAGAAAGTAAGGAGCTAATAATTTTTGACATTCCATTATTATTTGAAGTTAATTTTGAAAAATATTTGAATAAAGTTATAGTTGTATATTGTGGATTTGAAATTGAGTTAAATAGATTAATGAAAAGGGAAAATATAAATTATTCTGAAGCAGTAAATATTATAAAATCACAAATGGATCTAAAAGAAAAACTTGAAAAAGGAGATATATTAATAGAGAACAGTGGAACAATAGAAGAGTTAGAAGAAAAAGTATTTAGGTTATATAGTAAATTAAAACGAGACTAAATATTTAGTCTCGTTTTAATTTTAATTTAGTTTTGAGTTTTTACAATAAACTTAATAGCAGTTCTTTTTTCTTCGTTGATCATAACATCAACAAAAGCAGGAACACAAACAAGATTTTCTCCTGTTGGAGCTACAAAACCTCTTGCGATTGCAATAGCTTTTACAGCTTGATTTACAGCTCCTGCACCAATAGATTGAATCTCTACTGAAGGGTTATCTTTTAAGATACCTGCTATAGCACCTGCTACAGAATTTGGATTAGATTTTGTTGAGACTTTTAAAACATCCATTAATATTACCTCCTTATAATGTTTTTTAGTAAGTTTGTAAAACCCTAATAATCGAAAAAGAACCATCCTATTTTTTAAACATTTTACAGCTTGATTTTGTTATAAAGAATAAGTTGGTTTTTAATTACGATACATATATTATACGAAGATTTTTTTTATTTCCTTCTTTTTTTTAAAAATTTTTTTGGATCAATTTTTATAACCCCTTTTTTTGTTTGTTTTCTTAATTCAAAATGGAAATTTTTGTCAGCATATGCTATAATAGCTGTGTTCTTTTTTATATAGTCACCTTTGGTAACTTTTAATTTTTTTAGATTATAATAAATAGAAACATAACCACTGTCGTGATATATAAAAATAGTATTTCCTAATGAATTTCTAGTTCCTGAAAATATAACTATTCCAGGGGCAATAGGAAATATAGGAGAATTACTTTTTATAGATAAATTTAAAGTAGAGTTTTCAGCTTCAGAAACTGAAAATAAATTTTTTGGTTCTATTGGATATAAAAAATTCATATTATTTAATGTTAATTGTTTTTTTCTAATTTTTTTTATATTGCTCACTTTAGGTTTTGAGGGAGATATATTTTTTTTTACATAATTGATTTTGTTATTTTTAATTATTTTTACAGTTTTTTTAGGTTTTATATTATTTTTATCAATAGGGTTTCTCGATTTAATATTATTTTTTAATGCAGTATCATTATTTTTAGATTTTAATAAATTTGGATTTGTTTTGTTGGTACCATCATCATAAATAGCAGGATATTGTTTGCCTTTAGAATACATATTACTGCCATCATCTTTAAATGAAGAATTTGTACAACCAACTATTAAAATGGAAATAATTAATAACAATATATTTTTCATAGTCATCACTCCTTAAAAATATTATAACATATAAATAAGAAATGTAAAAGGAAAAGAGGTGGATTTTTTGAAAACAAGGATAATTTCTATAGCTAGTGGAAAAGGTGGAGTAGGGAAAAGTTTTGTTACTTTAAATTTAGCGGTAGAGTTAGCAGTTCAAAGAAAAAAAGTGTTGTTAATAGATGCAGATGTTGGATTAGGCAATATACATATACTTGTAGGAAAAAATCCAAAATATAGTATAGCAGATTTAATGGAAGGAAATTGTAAATTAGAAGATAGTTTAATGGAATTAGTAAAAGGGAATTTGAAAATTCTTGCTGGTGGAACAGGCTTTAAAAAAATGTTTCATATGTCAAAAGAAAAAAGAAGTAATTTATTCAAAGAATTAAAAAAGATACAAAATAAATTTGATATAGTTTTAATAGATATAGGTGCGGGAATAAATAAAGATGTAATATCGTTTTTAGAATTGGGAGATGAAGTAATATTAGTTACTAATCCAGATATTACAGCAGTTGCAGATGCATATTCTCTGCTGAAATCTATAGTAAATGTACATACTATTACTAAAAATATAGGCGTTATAATAAATAAAGCAGACATAGATTTAGGAGAAAAAGTATTTGAAAAATTAAAAAATGTATCAGAAAAGTTTTTGAAAACAAAATTAAAGCATATTGGTTCTATAGATGAAAATAGGAAAATGGCATATGATTCCACACAAAAAAGATTGCCAATATATTATTTAAGTCCATCATCAAAATTTAGAAAAGAATTTTATAATTTAAGTGTAAAAATTTTTTATAATAAAGAGTTACATGATTCGAAAAATGTAAGTATTGTTACAAAATTTATGCGATTTTTAGGAGTGGATGGGTAATGATGGAACGAGATATAGAAGTTTTAATTGAAGAAGAAAAGATTAATTTAGAAAATATAAAATTAAAAAAATTAAAACAAAGTTTTGAAGGAACATTTTTTGTAAGCCTATTTTTAATATTTACTTTAATATTTTTTAATGTGAAAGAGGTAAAATTAGTAGATAAAAAGCAGAAGCCTTTTAAATCAAAATATAGATATAATAATAACATAAAAATGAATTATTTGAGAAAATTTAAAACAATGAAAAAAATTAAAATAAATAAAGGGGACACAATATATTCTCTGTTTAGAGATAATAAAATTCCATATAGCAAAAAAAATATAGAGAAATTTAAAATTATAAATAGAATAAATAAGAGATTAAGAAGCTTAAAAATAGGTAAAGAGATATATTTGCCTATAAAAATAGGAATGGAGGAATAGATGGGAATAAAAACAATGTTAGCAATAGGGACAGGTGGATTTATTGGAGCTAATCTGAGAAGCTATATTAATGGAGTGGTTAATGAAAAAATTGTACATCATTTACCCTTAGGGACGTTGACAGTAAACTTATTAGGAAGTTTGACATTAGGAGTATTATTTGCATTTTTTACATACACACATATATTTTCTCCAAGGATGAAATCATTATTGTCAACAGGAATGATGGGAGCATTAACTACATATTCTACATTTGCAATGGAGACATTTTTTTTGATAGAAGGAGAAAGTTATGCACTTGCTATCTTAAATATGGGATTTAATGTAATAGGAACAGTTATGTTTGCAGGAATAGGATTTAAAGTTACAGAAATGTTATTAAAAGCACATTAAAAGAGTTGGGAATGTTATTTTTAAGCCAT is a window from the Haliovirga abyssi genome containing:
- a CDS encoding HAMP domain-containing protein translates to MGKRRSSILIDFLLGVIISVAVLISIITFFNIKSTQKAALKSASQSTRYLTLALENNAKKSILYDDTTDFINSINSILKTEKDKIYEIDLYKLSTKDSLKILYSTSKDKTGKTLKSIGVKDTLEKSSLLEGAGEHEGLRTYDYILTIKNRNKAIGALNISLSLDYLNKASGNMLKVDIILAIISILFIVAITSLMLYKRIYKPINQLIKEVGKIREGEVTYEVDVKVNNELKSLAEEINEMKSSIWENNLEDRFANPITGLPGLIHAIEIIEDKIDNDEFFAVLSISIKNVEPYVLYYGLANGENILRFATQLIKELLIEKKIDGYSLAQMRENHYMLVTKPEVVDDIAQELLEKFDNEVFSLYREDENQGYIKFTNKNGDEIHYSMMSVTMVSVNNKIRGEINTYKDIEDRILKVEKSYYDTKEGSVYIPYDEYLKTDNVSTKKENELAEDITEEPKEKTEEDLETDDLLEGLEDLGGDFE
- a CDS encoding deoxycytidylate deaminase: MTRPSWDKYFMEITELVASRSTCLRRKVGAVIIKDKRILATGYNGAPSGLNHCLDIGCLRDKLNIPSGERQELCRGIHAEQNAIVQAAKFGISLDGGEIYVTNQPCITCSKLLINSGIKKIVYKNPYPDELAIELLEEAKIILERYEDENR
- a CDS encoding ATP synthase subunit I; its protein translation is MDKVLKNVIKKAVVVTLVLIIYGLIIKEPSIYFGMASGCIISILNFYLLINDTKKYIAISNKVQRIAFAGYLKRYAISGILLFIMIKIGIDYFFGAVLGILLVKFIILFTQFYNIAKERLKMIFNKR
- the atpB gene encoding F0F1 ATP synthase subunit A, whose amino-acid sequence is MFKFVAPPLVEGPHVMFAIHTSEHFPFAMKLADGSFGLPVTNTVTTTWFIIVFLAVLFWWGLKDLKLKPTKKQVFFEILFSFYDSLVESTFGKKRKKKYVLYISTLITFLLIANTITFFPIPGISFENGGISIAPLFRGPTADMNTTVGLALITTMTFLFASISTRGFLGYLKGLAEPNILMFPLNVIGEFAKPINISMRLFGNMFAGMVILGLLYMVAPAIIPAPLHLYFDLFSGVVQSYVFTMLTMVYISSALKEEEAEI
- the atpE gene encoding ATP synthase F0 subunit C — its product is MVEIGSNLAVTIVLAASAIGAGTAMIAGVGPGIGEGYAAGKAVESVARQPEAKGDIISTMVMGQAISESTGIYSLVIALILLYANPILGSLTKLLAK
- the atpF gene encoding F0F1 ATP synthase subunit B produces the protein MGGNMPAVSLDVNMLFQMGNFILLLYVFARFMFKPMSKFLEERRQQITDDIETAKSNREKAIEMEKEMEKELKSAKMKSQDILNEAIRKTEDIKDDILKETHATREKMLKAAEADIVKMKEQVKRELRDEMTIIAIKLAEKMIEKKMSGDIEKNLLDQFIEEVGDAE
- the atpH gene encoding ATP synthase F1 subunit delta; the protein is MIDNIIGKRYAEAIYELVESENLLAVYEDLENVVEIYTTNKNFNELMNHPKLNSEEKKKILQDTFSNKISEFSFEMLNYLLDKDRFSYLKSIADEYLIIYNERNNLMEVEATFAIEPSEEQKAKLEKNLEKTTGKKVKIDVKIDKSIIGGGILRIGDRIIDGSLKRQFEMLRANL
- the atpA gene encoding F0F1 ATP synthase subunit alpha, translated to MKIKPEEISSIIKTEIENYKKTLDVKNIGTVLQIGDGIARIYGLKNAMAGELLEFPGGVYGMTLNLEENNVGAVLLGDYKGIKEGDTVRSTGRIVEVPVGEELLGRVVDPLGKPIDGKGEIKASKFMPVEKKAPGIVKRKSVHEPLQTGIKSIDGMIPIGKGQRELIIGDRQTGKTAVAIDTILNQKGKEVYCIYVAIGQKRSTVARLVKKLEDEGAMEYTTVVAATASDPAPLQYLSPYSGCTMGEYFMENGKHALIIYDDLSKHAVAYREISLLLRRPPGREAYPGDVFYLHSRLLERASKLRDEDGAGSLTALPIIETQAGDVSAYIPTNVISITDGQIYLESDLFNAGFRPAINAGISVSRVGGAAQIKAMKQVASKVKIELAQYNELAAFAQFGSDLDKATKAQLERGARIMEVLKQEQYSPYPVEEQVVSFYGVTNGYFDDVKLKNVKRFEKELLESLKLNKKDLMDEINAKQKVDDELSEKLSSAIKEFKDGFDNE
- the atpG gene encoding ATP synthase F1 subunit gamma, coding for MAVNIREIKQRIKSVKNTHQITKAMEMVSSAKFKKYNKFVLDSRPYSENLENILAHIAAGVENEHHPLFDGKKEVKKIGIIAIASDRGLCGSYNHSITKELEKFIKENPDKEVSVISVGRKVRDFCKKKDYDMKAEYIQIVPEIMFTKAKEISENIVDFFYEDIFDEVYLLYTKFYSVVNYQVKLNKILPIEKVETKENISYIFEPSEEAILDTLLPKYLNINLYQSLLESTASEHASRMRAMKSASDNAEDMTGKLTLSFNRARQANITQEISEIVSGVEALK